A genomic segment from Streptosporangium roseum DSM 43021 encodes:
- a CDS encoding amidase translates to MTDLAYLPATEALRLFRSRELSPVELMTAVIERAEAVEPRVNALSERTFEEALLQAKQAERAYRDGSPRPLEGLPVAAKDEQPIAGRLATDGSLAYATHVAGVTHPVIERVLAAGGIVHARTTTPEFCCAAFTHSRLWGVTRNPWNLDYSPGGSSGGSGAALASGTATLATGSDIGGSIRLPAANTGTVGYKPPYGRVPAMPPFNLDHYCHDGPMARTVADCALLQNTIVGPHPGDVVSLRPAVRIPDQLGDVTGLRIAYAPNLGDWEIEPGIAANTRAVADALTAAGAIVEEVEVGLRRADVMRAAFIHFGTIFGPMVANVAAEHGDRLTRYALAFAAESRAAAEWDGFLAGLEMEAAIYAVIGALLDRYDALICPTTGAPALRAGEDYIDTKLTVNGVELDHYMDYSLTTVFNIASRCPVLNVPSGRAADGVPTGVQIVGRSYDDATVFQIGAAIERVRPWAFRPESL, encoded by the coding sequence GTGACCGACCTCGCCTACCTTCCCGCGACCGAGGCCCTGCGGCTGTTCCGATCCCGCGAGCTGTCCCCCGTCGAACTGATGACCGCCGTCATCGAACGGGCCGAAGCCGTCGAGCCGCGGGTGAACGCGCTGAGCGAGCGTACCTTCGAGGAGGCGCTCCTTCAGGCGAAGCAGGCCGAGCGCGCATACCGCGACGGCTCGCCACGTCCACTGGAAGGGCTCCCGGTGGCCGCGAAGGACGAGCAGCCGATCGCCGGACGGCTGGCCACGGACGGCTCGCTCGCCTACGCCACCCATGTGGCCGGGGTAACCCACCCGGTCATCGAGCGGGTGCTGGCCGCCGGCGGCATCGTGCACGCCCGCACCACGACGCCCGAGTTCTGCTGCGCGGCGTTCACGCACTCCCGGCTGTGGGGGGTCACCCGCAACCCGTGGAACCTCGACTACTCGCCCGGCGGATCCTCCGGCGGCTCCGGGGCGGCGCTCGCCTCCGGTACGGCCACGCTCGCCACCGGATCCGACATCGGCGGCTCGATCCGCCTCCCCGCCGCCAACACCGGCACCGTCGGATACAAACCGCCCTACGGCCGGGTGCCGGCGATGCCTCCGTTCAACCTGGACCACTACTGCCACGACGGGCCGATGGCCCGTACCGTCGCCGACTGTGCGCTGCTGCAGAACACCATCGTCGGTCCTCACCCCGGCGACGTGGTCTCTCTCCGCCCGGCGGTCCGCATCCCCGACCAGCTCGGAGACGTCACCGGGCTCCGCATCGCCTATGCCCCCAACCTGGGCGACTGGGAGATCGAGCCCGGCATCGCGGCCAACACCCGAGCCGTCGCCGACGCTCTGACGGCGGCCGGAGCGATCGTCGAGGAGGTGGAGGTCGGACTGCGCCGCGCCGATGTCATGCGCGCCGCGTTCATCCACTTCGGCACCATCTTCGGCCCCATGGTCGCCAACGTCGCGGCCGAACACGGCGACAGGCTGACCCGATACGCCCTCGCCTTCGCCGCGGAGTCCCGGGCGGCGGCGGAGTGGGACGGCTTCCTGGCCGGGCTGGAGATGGAGGCGGCGATCTACGCGGTCATCGGCGCGCTGCTGGACCGCTACGACGCGCTGATCTGCCCGACTACCGGGGCGCCCGCCCTACGCGCGGGCGAGGACTACATCGACACCAAGCTGACCGTGAACGGCGTCGAGCTCGACCACTACATGGACTATTCACTGACGACGGTCTTCAACATCGCCAGCCGCTGCCCGGTCCTCAACGTCCCGTCCGGACGAGCCGCGGACGGCGTCCCGACAGGCGTGCAGATCGTCGGGCGCAGCTACGACGACGCGACCGTCTTCCAGATCGGTGCCGCCATCGAGCGTGTCCGCCCGTGGGCGTTCCGCCCTGAATCTCTCTGA
- a CDS encoding ABC transporter ATP-binding protein translates to MTEYALEVEGLRKSFGGHVAVDDVSFSLRLGGSLAIVGESGSGKTTTARMLVGLERPDAGRIRVGGRDRSAAARGRATRLARAREIQMVFQDPYLSLDPRITVAECVEESLRLHFALSPRQRRARRDALLARVGLGEREADALPRRLSGGQRQRVAIARALATEPKVLILDEATAALDVSIQAQILDLLAEIRRDTGVGYLFVTHNLALVRHVADDILVLYQGRVVESGPTRQVLSAPQHPYTRLLLHSVPRHGWDPAQIAADRRALAAALQETPNPPASTESPHHAPDTNPTKRSAAQ, encoded by the coding sequence ATGACTGAGTACGCACTGGAGGTCGAGGGCCTGCGCAAGTCGTTCGGCGGCCATGTGGCCGTCGACGACGTCTCCTTCTCGCTGCGGCTCGGCGGCTCTCTGGCCATCGTGGGCGAGTCGGGATCGGGAAAGACGACGACGGCGCGGATGCTCGTCGGCTTGGAGCGGCCGGATGCCGGCCGGATCCGCGTCGGCGGGCGCGACCGCTCGGCCGCCGCCCGTGGCAGGGCGACCAGGCTGGCCCGTGCCCGCGAGATCCAGATGGTCTTCCAGGACCCCTACCTCTCACTCGACCCCCGCATCACCGTCGCCGAATGCGTCGAGGAGTCGCTGCGTCTGCACTTCGCGCTGAGCCCCCGGCAACGACGAGCCCGCCGCGACGCGCTGCTGGCGCGGGTCGGCCTCGGCGAGCGGGAGGCGGATGCGCTCCCCCGGCGGCTGTCCGGCGGCCAGCGCCAGCGGGTCGCCATCGCCCGCGCGCTGGCAACCGAGCCGAAGGTGCTGATCCTGGACGAGGCGACCGCCGCCCTCGACGTGTCCATCCAGGCGCAGATCCTCGACCTGCTGGCAGAGATCCGCCGTGACACCGGCGTCGGATATCTGTTCGTCACCCACAACCTGGCACTTGTCCGGCACGTCGCCGACGACATCCTCGTGCTCTACCAGGGACGCGTGGTCGAATCCGGCCCGACCCGGCAGGTGTTGTCCGCCCCTCAGCACCCCTACACCCGTCTATTGCTGCACTCGGTGCCACGACACGGCTGGGACCCCGCCCAGATCGCGGCCGACCGGCGCGCCCTCGCAGCCGCCCTACAGGAGACGCCGAACCCTCCGGCCTCCACCGAGTCCCCTCATCACGCCCCTGACACGAACCCCACGAAAAGGAGTGCGGCCCAGTGA
- a CDS encoding amidohydrolase has protein sequence MPTPADLVFHGGPVHTLGPGFTTATAVAVRDGLIIAVGRDAEVRPLVGAATEVVDLAGRALLPGFQDAHVHPVLAGITMIQCDLHDVHDADGALAAVRAYAEANPEVKWIAGGGWSMEWFSGGTPSRHLLDAVVADRPVHLINQDGHGAWVNTKALEMCGIDADTPDPVDGRIEREADGTPQGTLHEGASGLVGRHVPEPTPDTMLRALRAGQRRMHSVGVTAWQDAMVTPEVQRAYLAAAESGLLTARVLGALWWDRERGEEQVPELLARRGGAGRFRATSVKIMQDGVAENFTAAMTSPYLDGCGCHTGNRGLSFLDPERLRAHVTRLDAEGFQVHVHAVGDRAAREALDAFEAARAANGMNDHRHHIAHLQVVHPGDVPRFAALGITANIQPLWAAHEPQMDELTIPFLGPERAGWQYPFGDLVRAGASLAAGSDWPVSSPDPFWGIHVAVNRTVPGGDRGVFLPRQRLDLTTALAAYTIGTARVNHLDTRTGTIEEGKLADLVVTDRDPCSIPAGELAETSVLATYVEGRRVHTDPAF, from the coding sequence ATGCCCACCCCCGCCGACCTCGTCTTCCACGGCGGTCCGGTGCACACGCTCGGCCCCGGCTTCACCACCGCCACCGCGGTCGCCGTCCGCGACGGCCTGATCATCGCCGTCGGCCGGGACGCGGAGGTGCGCCCGCTGGTCGGCGCGGCCACCGAGGTCGTCGACCTGGCCGGCCGGGCCCTGCTGCCCGGCTTCCAGGACGCCCACGTGCATCCGGTCCTCGCCGGCATCACCATGATCCAGTGTGACCTGCACGACGTCCATGATGCCGACGGGGCCCTCGCAGCCGTCCGGGCCTACGCCGAGGCGAATCCCGAGGTGAAATGGATCGCCGGAGGCGGCTGGTCCATGGAATGGTTCTCCGGCGGCACGCCCAGCCGGCACCTGCTGGACGCGGTGGTCGCCGACCGGCCCGTCCATCTGATCAACCAGGACGGTCACGGGGCCTGGGTCAACACCAAGGCCCTGGAGATGTGCGGGATCGACGCGGACACCCCGGATCCGGTCGACGGGCGCATCGAGCGGGAGGCCGACGGCACCCCGCAGGGCACGCTCCACGAAGGCGCCTCAGGCCTGGTCGGCCGGCACGTCCCCGAGCCGACCCCGGACACGATGCTGCGCGCCCTGCGCGCCGGTCAGCGGCGGATGCACTCGGTCGGCGTGACGGCCTGGCAGGACGCGATGGTCACTCCCGAGGTTCAGCGGGCCTACCTGGCCGCGGCCGAGTCCGGGCTGCTCACCGCCCGGGTGCTCGGCGCGCTCTGGTGGGACCGCGAACGGGGTGAGGAGCAGGTCCCCGAACTGCTCGCGCGCAGAGGCGGCGCGGGACGGTTCCGCGCCACCAGCGTCAAGATCATGCAGGACGGCGTGGCGGAGAACTTCACTGCCGCGATGACCTCTCCCTATCTGGACGGCTGCGGCTGCCACACCGGCAACCGGGGGCTCAGCTTCCTCGATCCGGAGAGGCTGCGTGCGCACGTCACCCGGCTGGACGCCGAAGGCTTCCAGGTTCATGTGCACGCCGTCGGAGACCGGGCGGCTCGCGAGGCCCTCGACGCGTTCGAGGCCGCGCGCGCCGCCAACGGCATGAACGACCACCGCCACCACATCGCCCACCTGCAGGTCGTGCATCCCGGCGATGTGCCGCGGTTCGCCGCCCTGGGGATCACCGCCAACATCCAGCCGCTGTGGGCGGCGCACGAGCCGCAGATGGATGAGCTGACCATCCCGTTCCTCGGCCCGGAACGCGCCGGCTGGCAGTATCCCTTCGGGGATCTCGTCCGGGCCGGCGCCTCGCTCGCGGCGGGAAGCGACTGGCCGGTCAGCAGCCCCGACCCGTTCTGGGGCATCCACGTCGCCGTCAACCGTACGGTTCCGGGCGGAGACCGGGGAGTGTTCCTACCGCGACAGCGTCTCGACCTGACAACCGCGCTGGCCGCCTACACGATCGGCACAGCGCGGGTGAACCACCTCGACACGCGCACCGGCACGATCGAGGAGGGCAAGCTCGCCGACCTGGTGGTCACCGACCGCGACCCCTGCTCGATCCCAGCCGGTGAACTCGCCGAGACGTCGGTGCTGGCCACCTACGTCGAGGGCCGTCGAGTGCACACCGATCCGGCCTTCTGA
- a CDS encoding class I SAM-dependent DNA methyltransferase gives MHNNNRASIVHQLGYAIRHPGRISPHLRRLTRNAWLRLRTRDHVDYYRAVMRSDVARGSEAAVGSKSHARWLAMGRLQFDYLVRHGLKPDHRLLEIGCGNLRAGRLFIDYLDAGNYYGVDISPDILIAAQDTLSDHDLRDKLPHLMPVRDLRFAALPDETFDVVHAHSVFSHSPLHVIEECFRHVGRIMKPDGWFDFTFDRTEGQEHQVLREDFYYRTATLTALAEKHGLRAAFMDDWEKLPSKQSKIRITLPGAARPADDPGQERQERRRRAAGQAGHVEHRDAPAERHRAVTHDRDL, from the coding sequence ATGCACAACAACAACCGTGCCAGCATCGTCCACCAGCTCGGATACGCCATCCGCCATCCGGGCCGGATCTCGCCCCATCTGCGGAGGCTGACCAGGAACGCCTGGCTGCGCCTGCGCACCCGCGACCACGTCGACTACTACCGGGCCGTCATGAGGTCCGACGTCGCCCGCGGTTCGGAGGCGGCCGTGGGCAGCAAGTCGCACGCGCGCTGGCTCGCCATGGGCCGCCTGCAGTTCGACTACCTGGTACGGCACGGCCTGAAGCCGGACCACCGCCTGCTGGAGATCGGCTGCGGCAACCTGCGGGCCGGACGCCTGTTCATCGACTACCTGGACGCGGGCAACTACTACGGGGTCGACATCTCTCCCGACATCCTGATCGCCGCCCAGGACACCCTCTCCGACCACGACCTGCGCGACAAGCTCCCCCACCTCATGCCGGTCAGGGACCTGCGTTTCGCCGCGCTGCCCGACGAGACGTTCGACGTGGTCCACGCCCACAGCGTCTTCTCCCACTCCCCGCTGCACGTGATCGAGGAGTGCTTCCGGCACGTCGGCCGGATCATGAAGCCGGACGGCTGGTTCGACTTCACCTTCGACCGCACCGAGGGACAGGAGCACCAGGTGCTGCGCGAGGACTTCTACTACCGTACCGCGACCCTGACCGCCCTGGCCGAGAAGCACGGACTGCGCGCGGCCTTCATGGACGACTGGGAGAAGCTCCCCTCCAAGCAGTCCAAGATCCGCATCACGCTCCCCGGGGCCGCGCGGCCCGCCGACGATCCCGGACAGGAGCGGCAGGAGCGGCGGCGCCGCGCGGCCGGCCAGGCAGGGCACGTCGAGCACCGGGACGCTCCGGCGGAGCGCCACCGGGCCGTGACCCATGATCGTGACCTGTAG
- a CDS encoding ABC transporter permease: MARFLLRRVAGIVATLIATSFAIFGSVHLAPGDPASFLLGGRSASPAAVAAIRAQYHLDDPFLVQYVKWAGGVVTGDFGRSAQFRQDVAGLIMARLPTTLWLVGYAGLLILIVGLALGVLAALRPGVVDRLVLIGTGVATATPSFVAAMGLISLFSLQLGWFPAFGNGSGFGDRIVHLTLPAAALSLTFAGLLARVTRAAMLEELGREHVEVARSRGIPGSRVMRQHVLRNALGPITTVIGTVVAGLLVATSIVETAFGLSGVGQLLVGSVTVKDFPVVQAVSLLVVLAFVTANLIVDLLHPLIDPRLSHAKGGAS, encoded by the coding sequence ATGGCGCGTTTCCTCCTCCGCCGAGTCGCCGGGATCGTCGCGACGCTGATCGCCACGTCGTTCGCGATTTTCGGCTCGGTGCACCTCGCCCCCGGTGACCCGGCGTCCTTCCTCCTGGGGGGTCGCTCGGCGTCGCCGGCGGCGGTCGCGGCGATCAGGGCGCAATATCACTTGGACGACCCGTTTCTGGTCCAGTACGTCAAATGGGCCGGCGGCGTCGTCACCGGTGACTTCGGCCGCTCCGCGCAGTTCCGGCAGGACGTGGCCGGCCTGATCATGGCTCGGCTGCCGACGACGCTGTGGCTCGTCGGCTACGCCGGCCTGCTCATCCTGATCGTGGGCCTCGCCCTCGGGGTGCTGGCCGCGCTGCGGCCAGGCGTCGTGGACCGGCTGGTCCTCATCGGCACGGGCGTCGCGACGGCCACTCCCTCGTTCGTCGCCGCGATGGGGCTGATCTCGCTGTTCTCCCTACAGCTGGGCTGGTTCCCCGCCTTCGGCAACGGCTCCGGTTTCGGTGACAGGATCGTCCACCTGACGCTTCCTGCGGCGGCGCTCTCGCTCACCTTCGCCGGCCTGCTGGCCCGGGTGACCCGGGCGGCGATGCTGGAGGAACTGGGGCGTGAGCACGTCGAGGTGGCCCGCTCACGCGGGATCCCCGGCAGCAGGGTGATGCGGCAGCACGTGTTGCGCAACGCCCTCGGCCCCATCACCACCGTGATCGGGACCGTCGTGGCCGGTCTGCTGGTCGCCACCTCGATCGTGGAGACCGCCTTCGGGCTCTCGGGGGTCGGCCAGTTGCTCGTCGGCTCCGTCACCGTCAAGGACTTCCCGGTCGTGCAGGCCGTCAGCCTGCTGGTGGTGCTGGCCTTCGTCACCGCCAACCTCATCGTCGATCTGCTCCACCCGCTCATCGATCCCCGTCTGTCCCACGCGAAGGGAGGCGCATCGTGA
- a CDS encoding GlcG/HbpS family heme-binding protein, whose translation MNLELALRMCEASVKQAGREGALISVAVVDAGGHLVAFQRMDGSEIAGPALAPGKAYTAVAHRMSTADLAPLVAPGGELYGLAGDRYVCFGGGIPLRDSGEGRRVVGAVGVSGGTVAQDVACAEAAASLWDGG comes from the coding sequence GTGAACCTCGAACTCGCGCTGCGCATGTGTGAGGCCTCGGTGAAACAGGCCGGGCGGGAAGGGGCCCTCATCTCGGTGGCGGTGGTCGACGCGGGCGGCCACCTGGTTGCCTTCCAGCGGATGGACGGCTCGGAGATCGCCGGCCCGGCCCTGGCCCCCGGCAAGGCCTACACCGCGGTGGCCCACCGGATGTCCACCGCCGACCTCGCGCCGCTGGTCGCGCCGGGCGGAGAGCTGTACGGCCTCGCCGGAGACCGGTACGTGTGCTTCGGCGGCGGCATCCCGCTCCGGGACTCCGGCGAGGGCCGGCGGGTGGTGGGCGCGGTCGGCGTCAGCGGCGGCACCGTCGCCCAGGATGTGGCCTGTGCCGAGGCCGCCGCCTCGCTCTGGGACGGAGGGTAG
- a CDS encoding ABC transporter ATP-binding protein, which produces MTTPLLEIENLNVQLAAGKAARPILDGVSLHVAQGETVGLVGESGSGKSVTCRSVLGLFPEGAQTCGSLRLDGNDVLTMSPTRLRELRRHDVSMVFQDPRASINPLRRIGDFVTEGIRAGGVPRKDALKRAGELLESVGIRDPRAALRRYPHEFSGGMLQRVMIAGALAGEPRLLLADEPTTALDVTTQAEVISILTDLRTERAMGMLFVTHDLELAAAICDRVYVMYAGRIVETQSADGLFGRPRHPYTAALLASTPQLDSDRPPRSVPGRPVSLAETSPGCAFAVRCAHARPRCTEHEPVQREIDGAHVACLRAEELIND; this is translated from the coding sequence ATGACCACTCCCCTGCTGGAGATCGAGAACCTGAACGTGCAGCTCGCGGCAGGCAAGGCCGCGCGCCCCATCCTCGACGGGGTGTCACTGCACGTCGCGCAAGGCGAGACCGTCGGACTGGTCGGCGAGTCCGGGTCCGGCAAGTCCGTCACCTGTCGTTCGGTGCTCGGCCTGTTCCCCGAAGGGGCCCAGACCTGCGGAAGCCTGCGGCTGGACGGGAACGACGTCCTGACGATGTCCCCCACCCGGCTCCGCGAGCTGCGCCGCCACGACGTCTCCATGGTCTTCCAGGACCCCCGAGCATCGATCAACCCGCTGCGCAGGATCGGCGACTTCGTCACCGAAGGGATACGGGCGGGCGGGGTGCCGCGGAAAGACGCGCTCAAGCGGGCCGGGGAGTTGCTGGAGTCGGTCGGAATCCGTGATCCCCGCGCGGCGCTGCGCAGGTATCCGCACGAGTTCTCCGGCGGCATGCTGCAGCGCGTGATGATCGCCGGCGCGCTCGCCGGAGAGCCCCGGCTGCTGCTGGCCGACGAGCCCACCACCGCGCTGGACGTCACCACCCAGGCCGAGGTGATCTCGATCCTCACCGACCTGCGGACCGAGCGTGCCATGGGGATGCTCTTCGTCACCCACGACCTGGAACTGGCCGCGGCGATCTGCGACCGCGTCTACGTGATGTACGCGGGACGGATCGTGGAAACCCAGTCCGCCGACGGGCTCTTCGGCCGGCCCCGCCATCCCTACACCGCGGCGCTGCTGGCCTCGACCCCGCAGCTGGACTCGGACCGGCCGCCGCGCAGCGTCCCCGGACGCCCGGTGTCACTCGCCGAGACTTCGCCCGGATGCGCCTTCGCGGTCCGCTGCGCCCACGCGCGACCCCGCTGCACCGAGCACGAGCCCGTCCAGCGGGAGATCGACGGCGCTCACGTGGCCTGCCTGCGTGCGGAGGAGCTGATCAATGACTGA
- a CDS encoding ABC transporter permease: protein MTVLPIHRRKILAPLTRLAEGDKLVTAALAVLAVLIIAALFASLITPHDPEAIDLSAALSGSSADHLLGTDQSGRDVLSRLIFGAQTGLLGPLLVVAISTVLGMLLGVAAAWLGGAVDSLLSRTMDFIFSFPALLLAIILVAVFGVGLTAPVIAMSIAYAPYVGRLVRSVALQEMTRPYIQAYKVQGWSGWVICLRHLLPNIAPLILAQSAINFGYALMDLAALSFLGFGVQPPTADWGAMINEGSAALLQGATLPALAPGVAIVITVVAFSIVGEAIADRVARREQR, encoded by the coding sequence GTGACCGTCCTGCCCATCCACCGGCGCAAGATCCTGGCGCCGCTGACCCGCCTCGCCGAAGGCGACAAACTGGTCACGGCCGCCCTCGCCGTCCTGGCAGTGCTGATCATCGCGGCACTCTTCGCCTCGCTGATCACGCCGCACGACCCCGAGGCCATCGATCTGTCCGCCGCTCTGAGCGGCTCCAGCGCCGACCATCTGCTGGGAACCGACCAGTCGGGCCGCGACGTCCTGTCTCGGCTGATCTTCGGTGCGCAGACCGGCCTGCTCGGACCGCTGCTGGTGGTGGCCATCTCGACGGTGCTCGGCATGCTGCTCGGCGTGGCCGCCGCCTGGCTCGGCGGGGCCGTTGACTCGCTGCTGTCGCGGACCATGGATTTCATCTTCTCCTTCCCCGCCCTGCTGCTGGCCATCATCCTGGTGGCGGTGTTCGGTGTCGGGCTGACGGCGCCGGTGATCGCGATGAGCATCGCCTATGCCCCCTACGTCGGCCGGCTGGTGCGCAGCGTGGCCCTGCAGGAGATGACCCGCCCCTACATCCAGGCCTACAAGGTGCAGGGCTGGTCCGGCTGGGTGATCTGCCTGAGGCACCTGCTTCCCAACATCGCCCCGCTGATCCTCGCCCAGTCCGCGATCAACTTCGGTTACGCGCTCATGGACCTCGCCGCCCTGTCCTTCCTGGGCTTCGGTGTCCAGCCGCCCACCGCCGACTGGGGCGCGATGATCAACGAAGGGTCCGCGGCCCTGCTCCAGGGCGCGACGCTGCCCGCTCTTGCCCCCGGCGTCGCCATCGTGATCACGGTGGTCGCCTTCAGCATCGTCGGCGAGGCCATCGCCGACCGCGTCGCCAGGCGGGAGCAACGATGA
- a CDS encoding phosphotransferase enzyme family protein, producing the protein MQAHDLSAGGDVLARVHDAAREAVRIHGLPDAEVTLVNVSENATYRVDDPVTGARSILRVHRLGYHATPAILSELAWLEALREEAGVRTPRVLPAPDGSRVVTVPGAWPRDCVMFEFLPGAEPPRERLVPDFERLGAITARMHRHARSWPRPAGFTRFHWDYDAALGAESRWGRWQDGVGMGPEARALLDRLDGELRERLRRFGRDAGRYGLIHADLRLANLLVVGDEPPSVIDFDDCGFGWYLYDLAAAVSFIEHDPRVPEMVDSWVRGYRTVLDLPAGDEAEIWTFIMFRRLLLVAWIGTHTGVDIAAELGAGYTEGTCELAERFLSGAGAGGRRGTPLPGRSL; encoded by the coding sequence GTGCAGGCCCACGACCTGTCCGCCGGAGGCGACGTGCTGGCCCGCGTGCATGACGCCGCCCGCGAGGCGGTGCGGATCCACGGCCTGCCGGATGCCGAGGTCACGCTGGTCAACGTGTCGGAGAACGCCACCTACCGGGTGGACGACCCGGTCACCGGGGCGCGGTCCATACTGCGGGTGCACCGCCTCGGCTACCACGCCACCCCGGCGATCCTGTCCGAGCTCGCCTGGCTGGAGGCGCTCCGGGAGGAGGCCGGGGTCAGGACGCCGCGCGTGCTCCCGGCCCCGGACGGCTCCCGGGTGGTGACCGTCCCCGGTGCGTGGCCCCGTGACTGCGTGATGTTCGAGTTCCTGCCCGGGGCTGAGCCGCCCCGGGAGCGGCTGGTGCCCGACTTCGAACGGCTCGGTGCGATCACCGCGCGGATGCACCGGCACGCGCGGAGCTGGCCGCGCCCGGCGGGGTTCACCCGCTTCCACTGGGACTACGACGCCGCCCTCGGCGCCGAGTCGCGGTGGGGTCGCTGGCAGGACGGCGTGGGGATGGGGCCGGAGGCGCGGGCCCTGCTGGACCGGCTCGACGGGGAACTACGCGAGCGGCTGCGCCGGTTCGGCCGGGACGCCGGCCGCTACGGCCTGATCCACGCCGACCTGCGCCTGGCCAACCTGCTGGTGGTGGGCGACGAACCGCCCAGCGTCATCGACTTCGACGACTGCGGCTTCGGCTGGTACCTCTACGACCTGGCCGCCGCGGTCAGCTTCATCGAGCACGATCCGCGGGTCCCCGAGATGGTCGACTCCTGGGTGCGCGGCTACCGGACCGTCCTCGACCTGCCGGCCGGGGACGAGGCCGAGATCTGGACATTCATCATGTTCCGCCGCCTGCTGCTGGTCGCCTGGATCGGCACGCACACCGGCGTGGACATCGCCGCCGAGTTGGGCGCAGGCTACACCGAGGGCACCTGCGAGCTTGCCGAGCGGTTCCTGTCGGGCGCGGGGGCAGGGGGACGTCGGGGAACGCCACTCCCGGGAAGATCACTATGA
- a CDS encoding CaiB/BaiF CoA transferase family protein, producing the protein MKALEGVRVLDLATLFAGPMAAMLLGDYGAEVIKVEHPAKPDPSRGHGPEGLWWKMLGRNKRAITLNLSTAEGQDLLVELAREADVVIENFRPGTLERWNLSYERLSEANPDLVLARVTGFGQFGPYAKRPGFGTLAEAMSGFAAMTGEPDGPPTLPPFGLADGICALATAFAVMTALRSGRGQVVDLSIIEPILTVLGAQPTIYDQLGVVPPRTGNRSVNNAPRNTYRCKDGSWVAVSTSAQSIAERVMILVGRPEVIGEPWFASGSGRVAHADELDGAVAAWVAEHTREEVMAAFERAQAAVAPVYDVRDIMADPQLAALDAITTVEDPELGPVRMQNVMFRLTGTPGEIRWTGRPHGADTDEVLGALGLTSEDLAALRDKGVV; encoded by the coding sequence GTGAAGGCACTGGAAGGTGTCCGCGTGCTGGACCTGGCGACCCTGTTCGCCGGACCGATGGCGGCGATGCTGCTCGGCGACTACGGAGCCGAGGTGATCAAGGTCGAGCACCCGGCCAAGCCCGACCCCTCGCGCGGCCACGGCCCGGAGGGGCTGTGGTGGAAGATGCTCGGCCGCAACAAGCGCGCGATCACGCTCAACCTCTCCACCGCCGAGGGCCAGGACCTGCTGGTGGAGCTGGCGCGTGAGGCCGACGTGGTGATCGAGAACTTCCGGCCCGGGACGCTGGAGCGCTGGAACCTCTCCTACGAGCGCCTCAGCGAGGCCAACCCCGACCTGGTGCTGGCGAGGGTGACGGGGTTCGGGCAGTTCGGCCCCTACGCGAAGCGGCCCGGCTTCGGCACGCTCGCCGAGGCGATGAGCGGGTTCGCGGCGATGACCGGGGAGCCGGACGGCCCGCCGACGCTGCCGCCGTTCGGCCTGGCCGACGGCATCTGCGCCCTCGCCACGGCCTTCGCGGTGATGACCGCGCTGCGCTCGGGCCGGGGGCAGGTGGTCGACCTGTCGATCATCGAGCCGATCCTGACCGTGCTCGGCGCCCAGCCCACCATCTACGACCAGCTCGGCGTCGTCCCGCCGCGCACCGGCAACCGCTCGGTCAACAACGCCCCCCGCAACACCTACCGCTGCAAGGACGGCTCCTGGGTCGCGGTCTCCACCTCGGCGCAGAGCATCGCCGAGCGGGTGATGATCCTGGTCGGCCGCCCCGAGGTGATCGGCGAGCCGTGGTTCGCCAGCGGGTCGGGCCGGGTCGCGCACGCCGACGAGCTGGACGGCGCCGTCGCGGCCTGGGTGGCCGAGCACACCCGCGAGGAGGTCATGGCCGCCTTCGAGCGGGCCCAGGCGGCGGTCGCCCCCGTCTACGACGTGCGCGACATCATGGCCGACCCGCAGCTGGCGGCCCTGGACGCGATCACGACCGTCGAGGACCCCGAGCTCGGCCCGGTACGGATGCAGAACGTCATGTTCCGTCTCACCGGCACCCCCGGCGAGATCCGCTGGACCGGCCGGCCGCACGGCGCCGACACCGACGAGGTCCTCGGCGCCCTCGGCCTGACCTCCGAGGACCTCGCCGCCCTGCGGGACAAGGGAGTCGTCTAA